TTGGCGATGGTGCCTAACAATGTGACCTGGTGCTTGATATATGGCGGGTGAACGTGCACGCGGKGGGRAATGAGGCGGGGCTGGTCCACGGTTAAGAGATCTTCGATGCGGTATTTCTGCTGCAGCGACTGGGCCTTAGAAATAAGCACCTCTGCCTCTTCTGCAAAGGATGTGGACTCGGCCTTGCGCAATAGCCCCAAGACCTTTTGTCGGATTTTATCCTGCTTGTCGCTAGAGCCATCGGCCTGGCTGAGTTCGCCGCCGGACAAAAGCTCGGTATCGCGCAGACGCGGCAGGTGCACCAGCTCTTTCATGATGGCGCGCATCTTATCGCGGGGAATGAAATTTTCTTGCGGTGCTTCTAATTGCAGCCACGCTTTGCGTAGCGCGGGTGAGGTGATGCGGGCAGGTACGTGCGGGCTAGCGCGGTAGATGAGGGGATAGGAATAAGCGCCCAGGACGTGGCACAAATCGTCCGGGGACCACCCGTATTGGGCGGCAGTAACTACGGCATCGATAACGCTGGCAGAAAGTTCATCAACGTGGGAGGTCATACTAGTTTCTTCCTTTAGAAAGGTTGTACAGGTGTTCGCTTGCCCCACTAGCAAAGCACGTCCACGAAGCCGTACCTGCTGCATTAACCCCCGCTTGCTACCCCCTGAATACTCTGCCGACCTGCGAATCTGACCATGTGGAAATTGACTAATGAACTGCACACTGGCTAGCGGTGAGCCGGTAAGGTTTAGGGCATGAATAGCCAACACGAATTCGTCTTACGCACCGTTGAGGAACGCGATATCCGCTTTATCCGCTTGTGGTTCACGGATATCATGGGCGCCCTCAAATCCGTAGTGATGAGCCCCTCCGAACTCGAATCCGCCTTTGAGGAGGGGATTGGCTTTGATGGCTCGTCGGTAGAGGGGTTTTCCCGCATCTCGGAATCAGACACCATTGCGCTGCCGGATCCCTCCACCTTCCAAATCCTGCCCTTTGATGACAACGAACCGGACCTGCAAACGGCGCGCATGTTCTGCGATATTGCGCAGCCAGACGGCCAGCCCTCTGTGGTAGATCCGCGCCATATCCTGCGCCGCCAGGTCACCGAGGCCGCCAATGATGGATTTACCTGCATGGCCTCGCCAGAAATTGAGTTCTACCTGCTGGAACACAGCAAGGAACTGACAGACTTGGTCCCCACCGATAATGGCGGGKATTTYGACCAARCGACGCACGAWACCSCGCCGCTATTTYGCCGCCGCGCCMTGCTTGCGCTGGAATCACTCGGCATCGCCACCGAATTTAGCCACCACGAAACCGCGCCGGGCCAGCAGGAAATCGATCTCCGCCACGCCGATGTGCTGACC
This is a stretch of genomic DNA from Corynebacterium accolens. It encodes these proteins:
- a CDS encoding DUF2786 domain-containing protein — encoded protein: MTSHVDELSASVIDAVVTAAQYGWSPDDLCHVLGAYSYPLIYRASPHVPARITSPALRKAWLQLEAPQENFIPRDKMRAIMKELVHLPRLRDTELLSGGELSQADGSSDKQDKIRQKVLGLLRKAESTSFAEEAEVLISKAQSLQQKYRIEDLLTVDQPRLIXXRVHVHPPYIKHQVTLLGTIANANGCTTLLIHEKGLACIIGAPEDAAHCADLFSSLNRQCDWYMRNSEGAEFARATQTTASYRRSFRLSYAARIGELLELANEEGIEEKLDESPYCSHHAELIATQTLPALQARTDHAVETRDRLFPNLTTSSLSMNSLHGITDGITAADKSHLGGPATGIDS